In Polynucleobacter sp. TUM22923, one genomic interval encodes:
- the atpG gene encoding F0F1 ATP synthase subunit gamma, whose amino-acid sequence MASTKEIRSKIKSVQNTRKITKAMEMVAASKMRRAQERMRNARPYAEKIREIVANLSKANPEFRPAYMATREIKKVGTILVTTDKGLCGGLNTNVLRLIANQVRDFQEQKIEISYTAIGSKGLQFLNRSKAKLLSQIIQIGDTPHMDVLIGAIIAQLEAFERGEIDAVYLAYTRFVNAMKQEPVLEKLLPLEPAALTPEEKAGNSWDYIYEPDAESILNGLLKRYVEAMIYQAVTENMASEQSARMVSMKAASDNAKNVIGELQLEYNKTRQAAITKELSEIVGGAAAV is encoded by the coding sequence ATGGCAAGCACAAAAGAAATACGATCCAAGATCAAGAGCGTACAAAATACGCGCAAGATCACGAAAGCAATGGAAATGGTCGCCGCATCTAAGATGCGTCGCGCCCAGGAGCGCATGCGTAATGCGCGCCCATATGCTGAAAAAATTCGTGAGATTGTCGCTAACCTCTCTAAAGCTAATCCAGAGTTTCGTCCTGCTTATATGGCGACTCGTGAGATTAAAAAAGTTGGCACGATTCTAGTTACAACAGACAAGGGCTTGTGCGGCGGTTTAAATACCAACGTACTGCGTTTGATTGCAAATCAAGTACGCGATTTTCAAGAGCAGAAGATTGAAATTTCCTATACAGCGATTGGCTCTAAAGGGCTGCAATTTTTGAATCGTTCTAAAGCAAAACTGCTATCCCAAATTATTCAGATTGGCGACACGCCACATATGGATGTATTGATTGGGGCAATTATTGCGCAATTAGAGGCATTCGAGCGTGGCGAAATTGATGCTGTGTATTTGGCGTATACCCGTTTTGTTAATGCAATGAAACAAGAGCCGGTATTGGAAAAATTGTTGCCTTTGGAGCCAGCGGCTTTAACGCCGGAGGAAAAGGCAGGCAACTCTTGGGACTATATCTACGAGCCAGATGCCGAATCTATTTTGAATGGCTTGTTAAAGCGTTATGTGGAAGCAATGATTTATCAAGCAGTTACCGAAAATATGGCTTCTGAACAATCTGCAAGGATGGTTTCGATGAAGGCCGCTTCGGATAATGCGAAGAATGTGATTGGTGAGTTGCAGTTGGAATACAACAAAACACGACAAGCGGCTATTACTAAAGAGCTGTCAGAGATTGTTGGTGGAGCGGCCGCTGTTTAA
- the atpD gene encoding F0F1 ATP synthase subunit beta has translation MSNGNIVQCIGPVVDIQFPRDKMPNIYDALTLVESGEKSFAEKGLTFEVQQQIGDGVVRAIAMGASDGLRRGMEVKSTGGPISVPVGPATLGRIMDVLGRPIDDAGPIATDVRRSIHQPAPKFDELSPSVDLLETGIKVIDLVCPFAKGGKVGLFGGAGVGKTVNMMELINNIAKQHSGLSVFAGVGERTREGNDFYHEMKESNVIDKVAMVFGQMNEPPGNRLRVALTGLTMAEAFRDEGRDILFFVDNIYRFTLAGTEVSALLGRMPSAVGYQPTLAEEMGKLQERITSTKTGSVTSIQAVYVPADDLTDPSPATTFLHLDSTVVLSRDIAALGIYPAVDPLDSTSRQLDPQVVGQEHYDVAREVQMTLQRYKELRDIIAILGMDELSPEDKLAVSRARKIQRFLSQPFHVAEVFTGSPGKYVSLKETIRGFKMICSGELDHLPEQAFYMVGSIDEAIEKAKKL, from the coding sequence ATGAGCAACGGAAATATTGTGCAATGTATTGGTCCAGTGGTGGATATTCAATTCCCACGTGACAAAATGCCAAACATTTATGATGCATTGACATTAGTTGAAAGTGGTGAGAAATCATTTGCTGAAAAAGGCTTAACCTTTGAAGTTCAGCAGCAGATCGGCGATGGCGTAGTGCGCGCTATTGCCATGGGTGCAAGCGATGGATTGCGTCGCGGTATGGAAGTTAAATCTACCGGCGGCCCAATTTCTGTTCCTGTTGGGCCGGCTACATTAGGTCGCATTATGGACGTTCTTGGCCGCCCAATTGATGATGCGGGGCCAATTGCTACCGATGTACGACGCTCCATTCATCAACCAGCGCCAAAGTTCGATGAACTGTCGCCATCGGTTGATTTGCTCGAAACAGGTATTAAGGTTATCGACCTGGTTTGCCCATTTGCCAAGGGTGGTAAGGTTGGCTTGTTCGGTGGTGCCGGTGTAGGAAAAACCGTCAATATGATGGAATTAATTAATAACATCGCCAAACAGCATTCTGGTTTATCTGTGTTTGCAGGCGTGGGCGAGCGTACCCGCGAAGGAAATGACTTTTATCATGAGATGAAAGAGTCGAACGTTATTGATAAAGTAGCGATGGTTTTTGGTCAGATGAATGAGCCACCTGGCAACCGTTTACGTGTTGCGTTAACAGGCTTGACAATGGCTGAAGCATTCCGTGATGAAGGTCGCGATATTTTGTTCTTCGTTGATAACATTTACCGCTTTACTCTTGCTGGTACTGAAGTATCCGCGCTGCTAGGCCGTATGCCTTCCGCCGTTGGTTATCAGCCAACTTTGGCAGAAGAAATGGGTAAATTGCAAGAGCGCATTACTTCTACTAAGACCGGCTCTGTTACATCTATTCAGGCTGTGTATGTTCCTGCGGATGACTTGACTGACCCATCACCAGCAACAACCTTCTTGCATTTAGATTCCACGGTAGTACTTTCACGTGATATCGCTGCTCTGGGAATCTATCCAGCAGTTGATCCATTGGACTCAACGAGTCGCCAGCTTGATCCACAAGTAGTTGGCCAGGAACACTATGATGTTGCTCGTGAAGTGCAGATGACATTACAGCGCTACAAAGAGTTGCGCGACATTATTGCAATTTTAGGTATGGATGAGTTGTCCCCTGAGGATAAGTTGGCCGTGTCACGCGCTCGTAAGATTCAGCGCTTCTTGTCACAGCCTTTCCACGTTGCTGAGGTGTTTACAGGTTCACCAGGTAAATACGTATCATTAAAAGAGACTATTCGTGGTTTCAAAATGATTTGTAGTGGTGAATTGGATCACTTGCCAGAGCAAGCGTTCTACATGGTGGGTTCAATTGATGAAGCCATTGAGAAAGCTAAGAAGCTTTAA
- a CDS encoding F0F1 ATP synthase subunit epsilon yields the protein MSTIRVDVVSAEQSIFSGEAKFVALPGENGELGILRGHTPLITRIRPGSVRIEKADGDEEFVFVAGGYLEVQPDHVTVLADTAIRGHDLDEAKAIEAKKRAEEAMQNRGTDFDLALAQSEFAMAAAQLAALARFRRKK from the coding sequence ATGTCTACCATACGCGTTGATGTTGTGAGTGCAGAGCAATCTATTTTCAGTGGTGAAGCTAAATTTGTAGCGCTTCCCGGTGAAAATGGCGAGCTCGGCATCTTACGTGGCCACACCCCTTTAATTACTCGTATTCGCCCTGGTTCAGTACGCATTGAAAAAGCAGATGGCGATGAGGAGTTTGTATTTGTTGCGGGTGGCTATTTAGAAGTGCAGCCTGATCACGTTACAGTTTTGGCTGACACCGCTATTCGTGGCCATGATCTAGACGAAGCAAAAGCGATTGAAGCGAAGAAGCGCGCCGAAGAAGCAATGCAGAATCGCGGAACAGACTTTGATTTGGCTTTAGCTCAGTCAGAGTTTGCAATGGCGGCAGCACAGTTGGCGGCGCTTGCGCGTTTTCGGCGTAAAAAATAA
- the hemE gene encoding uroporphyrinogen decarboxylase, whose amino-acid sequence MLLNDRFLRACLGEAVDQTPLWLMRQAGRYLPEYNATRARAGSFLGLAKNPAYATEVTLQPLDRYPLDAAILFSDILTIPDAMGLGLKFTAGEGPSFDKPLRTEEAVKKLRAADMDQLKYVFDAVSEIRKALIQDGKQRVPLIGFSGSPWTLACYMIDGSGSDDFRHAKTMMFSRPDLLNHILEINIQSVAAYLLEQVKAGAQALMIFDTWGGLLPDGWYQRMSLSSMQRVIELLPREYEGKKIPVIMFTKGGGIWLNDIAQAGADVIAIDWTMPLSRARKQLLEINKPLALQGNLDPLILFSDPSQIEAATSALLVDLAKAPPLKPGLHPLDGHIFNLGHGINQFTPPESVSALSAAVISKSKALRAVE is encoded by the coding sequence TTGCTGTTAAATGACCGGTTTTTAAGGGCCTGCTTGGGCGAAGCGGTTGACCAAACCCCGCTTTGGCTCATGCGTCAAGCGGGCCGATATCTTCCAGAATATAACGCCACACGTGCAAGAGCCGGCAGCTTTCTTGGTCTTGCAAAAAATCCGGCCTATGCAACTGAAGTGACATTGCAACCGCTGGATCGCTACCCACTAGATGCAGCAATACTATTCTCCGATATTTTGACCATTCCCGATGCAATGGGTTTAGGTTTGAAATTTACGGCGGGTGAAGGCCCAAGTTTTGATAAGCCACTTCGCACAGAAGAAGCAGTAAAAAAATTACGAGCTGCCGATATGGATCAGCTCAAATATGTTTTTGATGCAGTTTCAGAGATTCGTAAAGCGCTCATACAGGATGGTAAGCAACGCGTTCCCTTAATAGGATTTTCAGGAAGTCCCTGGACCTTAGCTTGCTACATGATTGATGGATCGGGATCTGATGATTTTCGCCATGCAAAAACAATGATGTTCAGTCGTCCCGACTTACTAAATCATATATTAGAGATCAACATACAGTCAGTTGCCGCCTATTTATTGGAGCAGGTAAAGGCAGGCGCTCAAGCATTAATGATCTTTGATACTTGGGGAGGCCTTTTGCCAGATGGCTGGTACCAGCGCATGTCTCTGTCTTCAATGCAAAGAGTAATTGAGCTGTTACCGCGTGAATATGAAGGTAAAAAAATACCCGTCATTATGTTTACCAAAGGTGGCGGGATCTGGTTAAATGACATTGCACAAGCAGGCGCCGATGTCATTGCAATAGACTGGACCATGCCGTTAAGCCGAGCCCGCAAGCAATTACTAGAAATTAATAAGCCCTTAGCCTTGCAGGGCAATCTAGACCCACTAATTCTATTTTCTGACCCAAGTCAGATTGAAGCGGCAACTTCAGCCTTGCTGGTTGATTTAGCAAAGGCGCCCCCACTTAAGCCCGGATTGCATCCACTTGATGGACATATTTTTAATCTGGGACATGGCATTAATCAATTTACTCCGCCAGAAAGTGTAAGCGCGCTATCTGCTGCGGTAATCTCAAA